The following coding sequences lie in one Saccharomyces mikatae IFO 1815 strain IFO1815 genome assembly, chromosome: 10 genomic window:
- the KHA1 gene encoding Kha1p (similar to Saccharomyces cerevisiae KHA1 (YJL094C); ancestral locus Anc_1.272) → MANTVGGVLSGANPFHYNSNSPLTLFLFQACLILLVCNLVHIPFSMMRQPKVISEVIAGVILGPTVFGQIPNYTETIFPTSSIPGLNLVANLGIILFMFFLGLEVDIAFIRKHLKKALAIGIATLAVPFGFGCLLAIPLFHAYANKTEGDRHIKFSVFMVFIAVSISVTAFPVLCRILNELRLIKDRAGIVVLAAGIINDILGWILLALSIILSSAEGSPVNTVYILLITFAWFLIYFFPLKYLLRWVLIRTHELDRSKPSPLATMCILFIMFISAYFTDIIGVHPIFGAFIAGLVVPRDDHYVVKLTERMEDIPNIVFIPIYFAVAGLNVDLTLLNEGRDWGYVFATIGIAIFTKIISGTLTAKLSGLFWREASAVGVLMSCKGIVEIVVLTVGLNAGIISRKIFGMFVLMALVSTFVTTPLTQLVYPDSYRDEVRKSLSTLGEDDKSENGLNSESVDKSETKTQLNSLADVSKYRINELTTVINTTEAISPSLKLLNYLSLGVSPKPKINRQKNETSLSRMTTATDSTLKSNTFKIKKMVHIWSKSVDDVDTNLSVIDEKVNTFEGIGALRAIHLRLLTERTTDLLQSSSLYNDDPHFTANTDSLLQIFDIFSNLSKIPFSSEVIFSTMREKAANIATMKKDSTDLVLLPLKGASYEYRGSPIFIDEKYANFDHIYSHLLGLNELSSTFFKSIFQSLKANFAVQISNTYGRLNADRFKKKRFSLLLPKPYLTPSDYLGLYLLLLICYRDGYNNDNASCCIFINSKNIDFTKDLLIAFAEHEWLNESTVSIVEIPFEKKTPEEADERPSFIETVLDIGLSDTALADIEETTFIIGEDLLDESEPFSGEVKTTIFEGSNRRFDTLIVHHFPSE, encoded by the coding sequence ATGGCAAACACTGTAGGAGGAGTTTTGTCAGGTGCGAACCCCTTCCACTATAATTCCAATTCGCCGTTAACGctatttctctttcaagCATGTCTTATATTACTGGTATGCAATCTAGTTCatattcctttttcaatgatgaGGCAGCCCAAAGTCATTTCTGAAGTTATAGCAGGAGTTATTTTGGGACCTACCGTGTTTGGTCAAATTCCAAACTATACGGAAACTATATTTCCTACATCATCTATCCCTGGGCTAAATTTGGTTGCTAATTTAGGCATAATATTGTTCATGTTCTTTTTGGGTCTTGAAGTGGACATTGCCTTCATTAGAAAACACTTGAAGAAAGCGCTTGCGATAGGTATAGCCACTTTGGCTGTGCCATTCGGTTTCGGATGTTTATTAGCAATTCCTTTATTCCATGCTTATGCAAACAAAACAGAAGGCGATAGGCATATCAAATTTTCGGTGTTTATGGTATTCATTGCGGTCTCAATTTCCGTTACAGCTTTTCCTGTTTTATGTCGTATTTTGAATGAACTGCGTTTGATCAAGGATAGAGCAGGAATCGTTGTCCTTGCAGCTGGTATAATTAACGACATATTGGGATGGATTCTATTGGCATTGAGTATCATTCTTTCGAGTGCAGAAGGTAGCCCTGTGAATACTGTTTACATTCTACTTATCACGTTTGCATGGtttttgatttatttttttcctttaaagTACTTATTAAGATGGGTGCTGATTAGAACCCATGAACTTGACAGAAGTAAGCCCTCACCCTTGGCGACAATGtgtattttatttatcatGTTCATCTCTGCTTACTTTACAGACATTATTGGAGTTCATCCTATTTTTGGTGCATTCATTGCTGGTTTAGTGGTCCCTAGAGACGATCATTATGTTGTTAAACTAACAGAAAGAATGGAAGATATACcaaatattgttttcattccaaTTTATTTTGCAGTTGCCGGCTTAAATGTTGATTTAACTCTGTTAAATGAGGGTAGAGACTGGGGCTATGTATTTGCAACCATCGGTATTGCAATCTTCACTAAAATTATCTCGGGTACACTTACAGCCAAGCTTAGCGGTTTATTTTGGAGAGAAGCCAGTGCAGTTGGTGTTTTGATGTCTTGTAAAGGTATTGTTGAAATTGTTGTGTTGACTGTTGGTCTGAATGCGGGTATTATTAGTAGGAAAATATTTGGTATGTTTGTGTTAATGGCTTTGGTTTCGACTTTTGTAACCACTCCTTTGACTCAGCTCGTTTACCCAGATTCATATCGAGATGAAGTTCGCAAATCGTTATCGACACTTGGAGAAGATGATAAGTCGGAAAATGGACTTAATTCTGAGAGTGTTGATAAATCTGAAACTAAAACTCAATTAAATTCATTGGCAGATGTTAGCAAATATAGAATTAATGAACTTACTACAGTGATAAATACCACAGAAGCGATTTCTCCATCTTTAAAACTACTAAATTACCTATCTTTAGGAGTTTCTCCCAAGCCTAAGATTAACCGGCAGAAAAACGAAACCTCCTTGAGCAGAATGACGACGGCCACTGATTCTACACTAAAGTCCAACaccttcaaaataaaaaagatggTTCATATTTGGTCCAAAAGCGTTGATGATGTGGATACTAATTTAAGTGTCATAGATGAAAAAGTGAACACCTTTGAAGGAATTGGCGCTTTGAGAGCCATTCATTTACGGTTGCTTACTGAACGGACCACTGACCTGTTACAATCATCTTCTCTATATAATGACGATCCTCATTTTACTGCAAATACAGATTCATTActacaaatttttgatattttttcaaacctGAGTAAAATACCATTTTCGAGTGAAGTTATATTCTCTACTATGCGTGAAAAGGCAGCCAATATTgcaacaatgaaaaaggaTTCTACAGATCTGGTGTTACTGCCTTTGAAAGGTGCTTCTTATGAGTATAGAGGAAGCCCAattttcattgatgaaaaatatgCGAACTTTGATCACATTTATTCACACCTTCTAGGTTTGAATGAACTCTCCTCTACTTTTTTTAAGtctatttttcaatctttaAAAGCAAATTTCGCTGTTCAGATTTCAAACACCTATGGCAGATTGAATGCAGATCGTTTTAAGAAAAAACGATTCAGTTTATTGCTTCCAAAGCCATACCTGACACCATCAGATTATCTTGGACTATATCTTCTCTTATTGATATGCTACAGGGATGGttataataatgataacgCATCTTGCTGTATATTTATTAACAGTAAGAATATTGATTTCACAAAGGATTTATTAATCGCATTTGCTGAGCATGAGTGGCTAAATGAATCTACTGTTAGTATTGTGGAGAttccatttgaaaaaaaaaccccGGAAGAAGCAGATGAAAGGCCGTCCTTCATAGAGACAGTGCTTGACATAGGTTTATCAGATACTGCTTTAGCTGATATAGAAGAGACGACCTTTATTATTGGAGAAGACCTTCTCGATGAAAGTGAGCCTTTCAGCGGAGAGGTGAAGACGACTATATTTGAAGGATCAAATCGTCGTTTCGACACGCTTATTGTGCATCATTTTCCATCTGAGTAA
- the TOK1 gene encoding Tok1p (similar to Saccharomyces cerevisiae TOK1 (YJL093C); ancestral locus Anc_1.273): protein MGRADQESPAQAGRPHANSTVKETKRVLAEELKDALRFRDERVSIINAEPSSTLFVFWFVVSCYFPVITACLGPIANTISIACVVEKWRSVRNNSIVTNPQSSDTDILMNQVKTVFDPPGVFAVNIVSLILGFTSNIVLMLHFSKKLTYLKSQLINITGWTLAGGMLLVDVIVCSLNDMPNIYSKTIGFWFACISSGLYLVCTIILTIHFIGYKLQKYPPTFNLLPNERSIMAFTVLLSIWLIWGSGMFSALLHITYGNALYFCTVSLLTVGLGDILPESVGAKIMVLIFSLSGVVLMGLIVFMTRSIIQKSSGPIFFFHRIENGRSKAWKRYMEGEKTSSEREAFDLMKCIRRTASRKQHWFSLSMTVTIFMGFWLLGALVFKFAENWSYFNCVYFCFLCLLTIGYGDFAPKTGVGRAFFVIWALGAVPLMGAILSTVGDLLFDISTSLDIKIGDSFNNKIKSIVFKGRQRALSLMVNTGEIFEESDTGGDDLEEVTVISQSSQIPENNDDTSESFSSGVSSLPASLQESFPSLSKTPSSERILPLEYFSSSGYLPKDSGIYNLRNLQELLKAIKKLHRICLVDKEYTLSFSDWSYIHQLRLKNITDMEEYTQGPEFWISPDTPLKFPLNEPHFAFMMLFRNIEELVGNLIEDEELYKVISKRKIVGEHRKTL, encoded by the coding sequence ATGGGGAGAGCGGACCAAGAGAGCCCAGCTCAAGCTGGTAGACCGCATGCAAACTCCACAGTGAAAGAAACGAAGCGTGTTCTTGCAGAGGAACTAAAGGACGCATTGCGGTTTCGGGATGAAAGAGTTAGTATCATCAATGCAGAGCCTTCATCAACCTTGTTTGTCTTTTGGTTTGTAGTTTCGTGCTATTTTCCCGTGATCACAGCCTGTTTGGGTCCCATAGCTAATACCATTTCGATAGCTTGTGTGGTAGAAAAATGGAGATCGGTAAGAAACAACTCTATAGTGACGAATCCACAGAGCAGCGACACGGACATTTTGATGAACCAAGTGAAAACGGTTTTTGATCCTCCTGGAGTTTTTGCCGTAAATATCGTGTCTCTAATATTGGGCTTTACTTCAAATATTGTTCTGATGTTACATTTTAGTAAGAAGTTGACGTACCTTAAATCTCAGTTGATCAATATCACAGGTTGGACACTAGCTGGGGGAATGCTTTTGGTAGACGTGATTGTATGTTCCTTGAATGACATGCCTAACATTTATAGCAAGACCATTGGGTTCTGGTTCGCATGTATCAGTTCTGGTTTATATCTTGTATGCACCATCATTTTGACGATACATTTTATTGGTTATAAACTACAAAAATATCCTCCTACGTTTAACCTTTTACCAAATGAAAGAAGTATTATGGCCTTCACTGTGCTACTCTCTATATGGTTGATTTGGGGTTCAGGCATGTTTAGTGCTTTGTTACACATTACCTATGGAAATGCACTCTATTTCTGCACGGTATCATTATTAACCGTCGGACTAGGTGATATTTTACCTGAATCTGTTGGTGCCAAAATAATggttttaattttttcccTATCTGGAGTTGTGTTGATGGGTCTGATCGTATTTATGACGAGATCTATCATCCAGAAATCGTCTGGaccaattttctttttccatagaattgaaaatggGAGGTCCAAAGCGTGGAAACGTTATATGGAGGGTGAAAAAACTTCATCTGAAAGGGAAGCTTTTGATTTAATGAAGTGTATTCGCAGAACTGCCTCGAGGAAGCAGCATTGGTTTTCATTATCGATGACGGTGACAATTTTTATGGGATTCTGGTTATTGGGAGCCCTTGTATTCAAATTTGCAGAAAATTGGTCGTATTTCAATTGtgtatatttttgtttcctATGCTTATTGACCATTGGCTACGGTGACTTTGCTCCAAAGACCGGTGTAGGTCGtgcattttttgttatctGGGCCTTGGGTGCTGTGCCATTAATGGGTGCTATATTGTCCACAGTGGGTGACTTGTTGTTTGATATTTCCACATCTCTAGATATTAAGATCGGTGATTCATTcaacaataaaatcaaatcCATTGTCTTCAAGGGACGTCAACGAGCGCTCTCCCTTATGGTGAATACgggtgaaatttttgaagaatcaGATACAGGCGGGGACGACTTAGAAGAGGTTACAGTCATCTCACAGTCTAGTCAAATTCCAGAGAACAACGATGATACCTCAGAATCATTCTCTTCTGGAGTATCGTCCCTACCAGCAAGCTTACAGGAatcttttccttcattatcaaaaacGCCTAGTTCAGAAAGGATACTTCCTCTGGaatatttctcttcttctgggTATTTACCAAAAGACTCAGGAATCTACAACTTAAGGAACTTGCAAGAATTACTCAAAGCTATAAAGAAACTCCATCGGATATGCCTTGTGGATAAAGAATACACACTTAGTTTTTCAGATTGGTCTTACATCCACCAACTGCGCTTGAAGAACATTACAGACATGGAGGAATATACGCAGGGCCCAGAGTTTTGGATATCACCAGATACGCCTCTTAAGTTTCCGCTAAATGAACCTCATTTTGCTTTCATGATGCTATTCAGAAACATAGAAGAGTTAGTAGGTAATCTAATAGAGGACGAAGAGCTCTACAAGGTTATaagcaagagaaaaatcGTGGGTGAGCATAGAAAGACACTTTGA
- the BCK1 gene encoding mitogen-activated protein kinase kinase kinase BCK1 (similar to Saccharomyces cerevisiae BCK1 (YJL095W); ancestral locus Anc_1.271) has product MPFLRKIAGTTHTHSRSDSNSSLKFGHQPTNSIGSSKSSSKSPRITSRRSIYDDIRSQFPNLTPNSTTSQFHENIPATEQSFNWTTDDHVSATTLETPTSLTNTLQKNENGPGSLSDSRKSSGSNSLNSLSFDKLILSWDPTDPDEWTMHRVTSWFKFHDFPESWILFFKKHQLYGHRFIKLLAYDNFAVYEKYLPQTKTASYTRFQQLLKKTMTKNVTNSHIRQKSASKVKGSRSSSESIKSKLKNSKSQEDISNSRSTSESALSPIKSGPSKTEEKNFLHSNQTHQKTKSASSLYRRSFISLRGSSSSNASSAKSNSNIKLSIPSRPHSIIESNTPLTRSASPPASPSYPSIFRRHHKSSSSESSLLNSLFGNGTGEEPLAKPNPQGRSLSSENLAKGKSKHYETNVSSPLKQSSLPNSDDKSNLWNKFKRRSQIAVPSPNTAHVTSQATPSLKSNSSNTTLTIQTGDLTVPSPSSSPPLIPEIVHRNSEVMNTEDIPMIPSTMASFQEIHPDSSNSVKIISPAATNQKYNVKNFLLEPKFYPMKKRTLSASENKYIMVTKDNVNFVPVNLKNVTSLFNFKESILAKLGINHKNVTLHMTDFDCDIGAAIPDDTLEFLRKSLFLNTSEKIYIKDQMKHQQKSKPITSALENNVPLKSVKSKSSMRSGTSSLIASTDDVSIVTSSSDITSFDERTSGSGRRYPQTPSYYYDRVSNSNANEELNYWNIKEVHSHEDNPPRMVIKTSPKLEHNLLDKANRLNIPTPITESESKGSFQVLRKDEGTEIDFNHRRESPYTKPELAPKREAPKPPTNSSPQRTLSTSKQNNQIRLMRSNKKFLKSKRSKPLPPQLLSSPVEASSSSPDSLTSSYTPASTHVLIPQPYKGANDAMRRLKTDQDSTSTLQSLKMKQKVNRSNSTVSTTNSIFYSPSPLLKRGNSKRVVSSTSAADIFEENDITFADAPSLSENDDSDCNDSSSSDDIIWSKKKIGPDANSESKKDDKSDNISTHSDEIFYDSEKQDKVERKMTFRPSPEVVYQNLEKFFPRANLDKPITEGIASPTSPKSLDSLLSPKNMISSRVEPSTPSRPIPPDSAFELMQDGLGSKKKSLNQTKTPKRTKTIRTIAHEASLARKNSVKLKRQNTKMWGTRMVEVTENHMVSINKAKNSKGEYKEFAWMKGEMIGKGSFGAVYLCLNVTTGEMMAVKQVEVPKYSSQNEAILSTVEALRSEVSTLKDLDHLNIVQYLGFENKDNIYSLFLEYVAGGSVGSLIRMYGRFDEPLIKHLTTQVLKGLAYLHSKGILHRDMKADNLLLDQDGICKISDFGISRKSKDIYSNSDMTMRGTVFWMAPEMVDTKQGYSAKVDIWSLGCIVLEMFAGKRPWSNLEVVAAMFKIGKSKSAPPIPEDTLPLISQVGRGFLDACFEINPEKRPTATELLSHRFSVVNVTFDFKSTELAKFIKSNDKLNSSKLRITSQENKTT; this is encoded by the coding sequence ATGCCTTTTTTGAGGAAAATAGCGGGAACAACTCACACGCACTCTAGGTCTGATTCAAACTCATCTCTCAAATTCGGCCATCAGCCGACTAATTCGATTGGATCAAGCAAAAGTTCAAGCAAAAGTCCTCGTATAACGTCCCGAAGAAGTATTTATGATGATATCAGGAGTCAATTTCCCAACCTAACTCCCAACTCTACTACCTCTCAATTTCACGAGAACATACCAGCTACTGAACAATCATTTAATTGGACCACAGATGACCATGTATCTGCCACAACTCTTGAGACTCCAACGAGCCTTACAAACACtttgcaaaaaaatgaaaatggacCTGGAAGCCTTTCCGATTCGAGGAAATCGTCTGGGAGTAACAGTCTGAATAGTTTATCGTTTGATAAACTGATTCTATCGTGGGATCCCACCGACCCTGATGAATGGACAATGCATCGCGTTACTTCGTGGTTTAAGTTTCATGATTTCCCAGAATCATGGATactatttttcaaaaagcaTCAACTTTATGGTCATAGATTTATTAAACTGCTTGCATACGATAATTTTGCCGTTTATGAAAAGTATTTACCACAGACGAAAACTGCTTCATACACCAGGTTTCAAcaattattaaaaaaaacaatgacGAAGAATGTGACAAATAGCCATATCCGTCAGAAGAGCGCGAGCAAAGTGAAGGGTTCCAGATCTTCCAGTGAATCGATCAAAtcaaaactgaaaaatagCAAATCTCAAGaagatatttcaaattcaaggTCAACTTCAGAATCTGCCCTAAGCCCAATAAAATCAGGTCCTTCTAAGACggaggaaaagaattttttacATTCTAACCAAACACATCAAAAGACTAAAAGCGCAAGTTCTTTATACAGGAGAAGCTTTATATCTCTAAGAGGATCATCATCGAGTAACGCTTCCTCAGCaaaatcaaattcaaacatCAAGTTGAGCATACCATCTCGGCCACACTCAATTATTGAATCTAATACTCCACTTACCAGATCAGCTAGCCCACCAGCATCTCCTTCATACCCTAGCATTTTTAGAAGACATCATAAAAGTAGCTCATCTGAGTCGTCATTATTAAACTCACTTTTCGGTAATGGAACAGGTGAGGAACCCTTGGCCAAGCCTAACCCACAAGGTCGGAGTCTTTCTAGTGAAAATTTAGCTAAAGGGAAAAGTAAACATTATGAAACTAATGTTTCTTCACCTTTAAAACAATCTTCCCTACCTAATTCAGATGACAAAAGTAATTTATGgaataaattcaaaaggAGAAGCCAAATAGCAGTCCCTAGTCCCAATACAGCCCATGTAACTTCCCAAGCAACTCCTTCCCTGAAATCAAACTCCAGTAATACTACTTTAACCATACAAACCGGGGATTTAACTGTGCCATCACCATCTTCATCTCCACCACTAATACCTGAAATTGTGCACAGAAATTCAGAAGTCATGAATACGGAAGATATACCTATGATTCCTTCAACAATGGCATCTTTTCAGGAAATACATCCCGATTCTAGTAATTCGGTAAAGATTATTTCACCTGCGGCAACTAACCAAAAATACAACgtaaaaaactttttattAGAACCCAAATTTTATCCTATGAAAAAGAGAACGTTATCTGCCAGTGAAAATAAGTATATAATGGTCACGAAAGATAATGTTAACTTTGTTCCAGTGAATCTGAAAAATGTGACAAGCTTATTCAATTTCAAGGAATCCATCCTCGCCAAATTAGGAATCAATCACAAAAATGTCACATTGCATATGACAGACTTTGATTGTGACATCGGAGCAGCCATTCCAGATGATACTTTGGAATTTCTGAGGAAAAGCTTATTTTTGAACacttctgaaaaaatttatattAAAGACCAAATGAAACATCAACAGAAATCGAAACCTATCACTTCAGCCTTAGAGAACAATGTTCCTTTGAAATCAGtaaaaagtaaaagttCAATGAGGTCTGGGACAAGTAGTTTGATAGCATCAACTGATGATGTTTCCATCGTCACTTCTTCCTCTGACATTACATCATTTGATGAACGTACGTCAGGGAGTGGGCGCAGATACCCACAAACTCCGAGTTATTACTATGATAGGGTTTCCAATAGTAATGCAAATGAAGAGCTTAATTATTGGAATATTAAAGAAGTTCATTCGCATGAGGACAATCCACCCAGAATGGTGATTAAAACAAGTCCCAAATTAGAACATAATTTACTAGACAAAGCAAATAGACTCAACATTCCGACACCTATAACAGAAAGTGAAAGCAAAGGTAGTTTTCAAGTACTAAGAAAGGACGAGGGGACAGAAATTGATTTTAATCATCGAAGAGAATCGCCTTACACAAAACCGGAATTGGCACCCAAAAGAGAAGCCCCCAAACCTCCTACTAATTCTTCACCTCAAAGGACACTATCTACTTCTAAACAGAATAACCAGATCCGCCTAATGAGgtcaaacaaaaaatttctaaagAGCAAAAGATCCAAACCACTGCCACCACAATTACTATCCTCTCCTGTAGAAGCCAGTAGTTCATCACCTGATTCACTTACTTCCTCATATACTCCAGCCTCAACACATGTTTTAATACCACAGCCTTATAAGGGTGCAAACGATGCTATGCGTAGATTGAAAACAGATCAGGATTCTACTAGTACATTgcaatctttgaaaatgaaacagaaGGTGAATCGTTCAAATTCAACTGTATCGACTACAAActcaattttttattctccTTCTCCATTATTAAAAAGAGGAAACTCAAAAAGGGTAGTTTCATCAACATCTGCAGCCGatatatttgaagaaaatgatataaCATTTGCAGACGCCCCATCGTTATCTGAGAATGATGACAGTGATTGTAATGATTCTAGTTCATCCGATGATATTATCTGgtccaaaaaaaaaataggaCCCGATGCTAATAGTGAAAGTAAAAAGGATGATAAAAGTGATAATATCTCTACGCATTCTGACGAAATATTCTACGATTCTGAAAAGCAAGACAAAGTCGAGAGAAAGATGACCTTTAGACCATCTCCAGAAGTCGTTTATcaaaatttagaaaagtTCTTCCCGAGGGCAAATTTAGATAAGCCTATTACTGAAGGAATTGCTTCGCCAACATCGCCAAAATCTTTAGACAGTCTACTTTCaccaaaaaatatgatcTCTTCAAGGGTTGAGCCAAGTACTCCCTCTCGTCCCATCCCACCAGATAGCGCATTTGAGCTCATGCAGGATGGACTTGgtagtaaaaagaaatcattaAATCAAACCAAAACACctaaaagaacaaagacAATAAGAACCATCGCTCATGAAGCCAGTctagcaagaaaaaattcagtaaaattgaaaaggcAAAACACTAAAATGTGGGGTACAAGAATGGTCGAAGTGACCGAGAACCATATGGTTTCAATTAATAAAGccaaaaattcaaaaggtGAATACAAGGAGTTTGCTTGGATGAAGGGTGAAATGATAGGAAAAGGATCTTTTGGTGCCGTTTATTTATGTTTAAACGTTACTACAGGTGAGATGATGGCCGTTAAACAAGTTGAAGTCCCCAAGTATAGCTCACAAAATGAAGCTATCTTAAGTACCGTGGAAGCGTTAAGATCCGAAGTATCCACTTTAAAAGATTTGGACCATCTTAATATTGTTCAATATTTaggttttgaaaataaGGATAACATTTACAGTTTGTTCTTGGAGTATGTTGCTGGGGGCTCCGTCGGATCGTTGATTAGGATGTACGGAAGGTTCGATGAACCGTTAATCAAGCACTTGACAACACAAGTGCTGAAGGGACTGGCGTACTTGCATTCGAAAGGTATTCTTCATAGAGATATGAAGGCAGACAATTTACTTTTGGATCAAGATGGCATCTGCAAAATTAGTGACTTCGGTATTTCCAGAAAATCAAAGGACATATATTCTAATTCGGACATGACCATGCGAGGAACAGTCTTCTGGATGGCTCCTGAAATGGTTGACACAAAGCAAGGTTACAGTGCTAAAGTCGATATATGGTCTTTGGGATGCATTGTTCTAGAAATGTTTGCTGGTAAGCGCCCATGGTCTAACTTAGAGGTTGTCGCTGCAATGTTCAAAATTGGGAAGTCCAAATCGGCACCACCAATTCCTGAGGATACATTACCATTAATATCACAAGTTGGGCGAGGGTTTCTTGATGCTTGTTTCGAGATAAATCCAGAGAAAAGGCCAACTGCTACCGAGCTTCTTTCTCATCGGTTCAGTGTAGTAAATGTAACATTTGACTTCAAATCTACAGAGCTGGCTAAGTTTATAAAGTCAAATGATAAGTTAAACTCCTCGAAGTTGAGGATAACGTCTcaggaaaataaaactacATAG